Below is a window of Poecilia reticulata strain Guanapo linkage group LG8, Guppy_female_1.0+MT, whole genome shotgun sequence DNA.
TATATCACCTTTAGGGACATCTAACTGTAACCTTTAAGTTTTTCtaacttttgttttcaggtCATTTGAATCATGGTCTCATTCCCAAACCAGCGAGCAGGAATGAGGATTTCTGAGGGAAAATGTCACATTCCTGATGGACTGATCAAGATTAGTCTTTATTTGCTGGACAGAAACTGCAGTTGAGGATCTACCAGGGATTTTCTTCGTGTTTTGATATTtaatcctattttttttatttttgacaatagaaataaacattttcatttcttgaaTTTTGTATTTCTGGAGATTTGCATTTCAGTTTCAACTTTGTCACTGTGTGTGTCCGAAATGCTGAATTTAGATTAGTGGAAAATAACTGTCATCTGTCAAAAAGGTTTAGggccaatgaaaaaaaataataattctgactttttttctcaaaaatctgaccttttttgtcttttttttttttttttttttagaaaaaagacaaaattctaagaattttttttctccagattttatttctgaaaacattttttataaacaaatttcCTCAAAACATCACTGAAAGTCAAAACCGTATTTTGTCACTCGCTAATCCTAAATTGATCAGAAGCAATGACGTCAGCAGGCAGTGTACACTTTTACTGTCTTACAACACCGCCATCTTCTGGTAGACGTCCGGTATTGCACCTCACCGTGACATCACGGCTGTCGTTGTGCAgagtggagttttttttttttagtgtgcaGCCAACCGCAAGAAATGGTGAGTGTGGAAAACAGACTCAGTTCACACTATGTAACGCCCTATATATTCGCTAAACCGTACTTGTTTTAGTCAGCAAACCCTTCTCTGAGCGGTTAACGGTTTGTTTATCTGCGGTTAAGACACGTTTAACATCGTGCCTCCATCTAAAAGCCGATGTCTTTGTTCAGCTAACCCGTGCTAACAGCGGCTAGCTTCCGCTAAATAACGTCAACACACCAGCTGTACGGAGCTGATTATAGTTGTCTGGTTTAAAGTAAACTCAGCGACAGTTTATTCTGACAAAGAACAGATATCCTAACTATGAGGTACTTATAATGTCTAGTTAAACAAGAAACgtatttttaatctatttgCCAAATTAGGACGAGGAAGCTAAGTAGCTCGGCTAACGTTAACGGCTATTTATGTTGAAGTGGTGCTGAGAATCTTGTTTGAAGAGATAATTTAAGGCTAGAAGAGCTCAAACATCATGTGTGTTTATAACCTGGTAGTTTAGGATAATAGGGACGTGAAGTAAAACgtaatatttggttaaatgaCTAGCATAGGGTAACACTATCGCAGCTAAACAGTTTGATCGTGATAAACCCAACAGAAGCATTGTTGGGTTTAGATTCCACTGCTCTAATGATCGATAGACAATCGTTGATCAACTCCAGTTCAAATTTTACGTCACTTAAATTGGTCAAACCTGAACTGAATCATTTCACATTGAGCAAGTATCCCTAAAAGTACAGTTTAACTTTTGTTAGAATAAGACATAGATATAGGCATGATGACAATAAATCGAGATGATTTGAAAATAGTTTAGGTTTTTAAATGGACGTAACATAACTAACGCAAttgaaaaaaagtgttaattttaatacttttgtgGCAGTTAAGCACACATCAAAAACTGTAACATTTAATGTCACTCaaggattaataaagtatttttaaatgaattgaaTTTGGACAAGCCTAACCTGGACTGAAATATTCAGAATTCATTATAGAGTCTCTGAAACAAAGTTtgcaacatgttaaaaaaaatacccacaaaaaaaaaaagatttcaatgcatatttttaatagaACATGTACAACTGGACCTGCAACCTGTTCCAGGTGTGACTTGGCTGGTAACCTAAACTGCTCTAAAGTCACTAAAgagctttgaaaaatatttttaaacatattttgtagaGTACAGGGTGacttttaactttatatttattacaaattCTTTATCTGGTTCAAGTTTTATCTGCTGTTCAGCCACTATTAAGAGTTCAAAACTCCCTTTTCTCTAACTTCTGCTTTACTTTGCTCCGTTTTTAggatgtgtttttaatgatcCGACGCAACAAGACAACCATCTTCACAGATGCCAAAGAGTCGACCACAGTCTATGAACTGAAGCGCATTGTTCAAGGCATTTTAAAGAGGCCTCCTGAAGATCAAATGCTTTTCAAGGTGAAATATTATCCCTAAAAACGCTCATATTACATCTATTGATGTGAATATTAAGcaatgttttttagttttagcagcagttataaaacaaaatgggcTGCTGTCCaatggtgtttaaaaaaatctgcacatgccaaatgtttatttttgctatgaTTTAAAATCTAGCATTTCTTCTTTCTGGattcccttttttattattatttcttgaaATAtgtctttctcattttgaaaggtgaaaatatttagtttttttgttggtgaAGATGAAGAGAAGAGCAATCAGATTCTAAcaagttatatatattttgcgTTGTTGTTGACAGTCAGTGAATTCTTTTACATCTTATGTCAGTTGGACAGCTTTACGACGTTATTACTGAAGTGTTTGAGGAAAATGTGCTGAAATGACCAAATCTATGGCGCCAATTACAAGAGCAGATGTCAGTGAACAAGTCTGAACGAGTCATAAACTGGAGGGAGCGAAAAAGACAAGAAACGGGAAGCaaatactgtaaaaatacaaacgGAACAATGTGGGATGTTCTTACCAGAAGTATTCAGCCTCAAGAAAAACAACCAGCTTCCTTCACCTGCTGGAtagtgtttcatttaaaatgttgtaaagGATTTTAGGCCGTTTTTATTAACTCTGGATTGTAAAGTTAAAGGTTGTTTTTGCTCTTGTCCTTCAGGATGATGTTGTGCTTAGCGACAATCAGAGTCTTGGAAATTGTGGCTTCACAAATCAAACGGCCCGACCTCAGGCTCCCGCCACAGTGGGGTTAGCGTTTCGTCTCAGCGGTGAGTCGCTCTGTCTGCTCGGAAACATTCGTTCATTTTTCACTCTGAGCCACAGCTggaatttttgctttttgaggaTATTAATTTTTGGGAAattgagatttgtttttttcaccaaacTACAGGCtaaggcagtggttcttaaccttttttgaggcaccgaaccccccagttgcatatgcgcattcactgaacccttcttattccaacccccccCNAGTTAGGATATATACTGTATGTCACAGTCATTATGCCTACGCAACATGAGGGTGTGGCTGAAAGAAGAAGGTTGTCATTTTACAGAGCgtttaaataataacatttatcTCAGCCAAATACCCGTCAGAACGGCTGAGTTtgatgtttaaacattttccccaaCATTATTTGAAGCTAATGCAAAAGATTACTTTTatagcagtggttcttaaccttttttgaggtagcgaaccccccagttgcatatgcgcattcaccgaacccttcttattccaacccccccaccccgacacacaaaatactttgcagtattctgatttagtaatgtcattatattagctgtgttaccacccccatgccacta
It encodes the following:
- the elob gene encoding elongin-B isoform X1, whose amino-acid sequence is MDVFLMIRRNKTTIFTDAKESTTVYELKRIVQGILKRPPEDQMLFKDDVVLSDNQSLGNCGFTNQTARPQAPATVGLAFRLSDDSFEPLSIESFSTPPELPDVMKPQDSGSTANEQAVQ
- the elob gene encoding elongin-B isoform X2, whose product is MIRRNKTTIFTDAKESTTVYELKRIVQGILKRPPEDQMLFKDDVVLSDNQSLGNCGFTNQTARPQAPATVGLAFRLSDDSFEPLSIESFSTPPELPDVMKPQDSGSTANEQAVQ